One stretch of Saccharopolyspora erythraea DNA includes these proteins:
- a CDS encoding MmpS family transport accessory protein: protein MQTPSPAAPRNGFGTTALILGICAAATGWIPLIGIVAWPLSILGLIFGVLGIVRASKGQATNKGQAVTGTVLAVLGLVFCIIYVAAIANGAMSYSQQVNKPNGNQPIMPGEPPASQATEPTPQAPAIVRYEVTAKSALNVTFGESASTSQDTNPTLPWAREVPAAGGVAFYSLVAQNGNSNEPISCRITVGGEVLAENQSTGPYAVVNCFGNSGF, encoded by the coding sequence CTGATCCTCGGCATCTGCGCCGCGGCCACGGGATGGATACCCCTGATCGGCATTGTGGCGTGGCCGCTGTCGATCCTCGGACTGATTTTTGGCGTGCTGGGTATCGTCCGCGCTTCCAAAGGCCAGGCTACGAATAAGGGGCAAGCCGTGACCGGGACCGTGTTGGCGGTACTCGGGTTGGTGTTCTGCATCATCTACGTGGCTGCGATCGCCAACGGTGCGATGAGCTATTCGCAGCAGGTCAACAAGCCAAACGGCAATCAGCCGATCATGCCAGGCGAGCCTCCGGCTTCGCAGGCGACCGAACCCACACCGCAGGCTCCAGCAATCGTGCGGTATGAGGTGACGGCCAAGTCAGCGTTGAACGTCACCTTCGGTGAATCGGCATCGACCTCGCAGGACACCAATCCCACACTGCCTTGGGCGCGTGAGGTTCCTGCCGCCGGCGGTGTCGCGTTCTACTCGCTGGTGGCGCAGAACGGGAACAGCAACGAGCCGATCAGCTGCCGCATCACTGTGGGGGGCGAGGTGCTCGCGGAAAACCAGTCCACTGGACCGTACGCAGTGGTGAATTGCTTCGGCAACAGCGGCTTCTAA
- a CDS encoding maleylpyruvate isomerase family mycothiol-dependent enzyme — protein sequence MTDDVWSMVHLERAALIDDLAHLDDEQWGKPSLCEGWTVHDVAAHLVDTARTTRLGFVAGLIRAWFDFDRQNARGVERERGTSPTLKRLRQVASRRSTPPAPLDSRLVEEVVHGEDIRRPLGSPTPTRRSP from the coding sequence GTGACGGATGATGTCTGGTCGATGGTGCATCTGGAGCGTGCAGCGCTGATCGATGACCTCGCGCACCTGGATGACGAGCAATGGGGGAAGCCGTCACTTTGTGAAGGATGGACCGTGCACGACGTGGCTGCCCATCTGGTCGATACAGCTCGGACGACACGCCTCGGTTTCGTGGCTGGTCTCATCCGGGCGTGGTTCGACTTCGACCGGCAGAACGCACGCGGTGTGGAGCGCGAGCGTGGTACCTCTCCGACGTTGAAGCGGCTTCGTCAGGTGGCGTCGCGGAGGTCAACCCCTCCGGCGCCCCTCGACAGTCGGCTCGTCGAGGAGGTGGTCCACGGCGAGGACATCCGTCGGCCCTTGGGGTCACCCACCCCTACCCGCAGGAGTCCGTAG